The Apibacter raozihei DNA segment TATAAAAATTTTTATCTTTATATACTAAACCTATTTCATTATCCGCAAGGGCAAAAACTTGTAACTTTTCCTTTAATTTTTCATTTAAAAGTAAAGTTTCTAAATTAATATAAGGATTAAAAGGTTGCTCCATGTCGTAAATTTCCAGTATTTCTTTCCAAAAAATCCAATGAGAACCTTTTTCCAAAATTCGTATCAATTCACCATTTTTAAATACCAATCCAATCGTGTTGGTAATAATTCGTACTTTTTTCATAAGTATAAAATTTACATTATAATTATTATTTTATAAATTAAAAAGGTGTATTGAAAAGAAATTCCTTTCCTTATACGGAAACAAAAGAGGTTTAAAAATGTTTGATATAATCATTTTTGTTTTTAATCACTAAAATTTAATGGTTTAATATTTTAGTGAATTCACAAAATGTTTATAAAAATTATAAGTAAACCTGGTTATGTTTTCAGAGTATTCGGTAAAGTGCCGTTTAATTATCCAACGATAATAAGCCGAATCTCCTTTCAATAAACCTAAGTCGAGAAATTTTTTAAGGTATCTCATCCTTCCTACTAATAGATTTACAGTCTATTAAACAAACCGATGTCCAATTAAGAGTTGGATGCTGGAATCGAACCAGCCAGATTTATACTGTGCTCTACCCATTGAGCTATGCTTTAAAAAACAACAGGACTCGAACCTGTAACCCCAGCGTCCATGGTTAGCAGACACACGTTTTGTTTCCAGTATGGTAACAGCCAAAGGCTTATACCACTTCCATGCTATACAGAAACATGAGATTCAGACAACGAACCGGTGTTACTCGTACTCAGGCAGGGAATTGAACCCTAATCTCCAGATTGAAAATCTGATGCACTTGCCATTATGCTACTTGAGCGAATCATTGAAAGTAGCTATTAACTATTTCAATACTGCAAATATGCATGCCTAAGTGTGTTATAGAATTGCGTAATTAAATAATTTTATATAATTTTTTTTATATAACTGTAAATCATTATTTTATTTATGATTTAATTTTTTTAATTAGAGAGATAATTCTCAGTTACGCAATTATATTGCGTCTTTTAAATTAAAATGAATTATATTTGAAAAGATAAGAACAATATGGCGACTAACAAATCTGCATTAATACGTTACAGAACTATAGATAATTGTTTACGAAACCCATATCGGAAATGGACACTTGAAGATTTGATCGATAAGGTTTCCGACGCATTATATGAATATGAAGGCATAACCACGGGTGTAAGTAAGAGAACAATTCAGGCCGATATTCAGTTAATGAGAAGCGATAAATTAGGATATAATGCACCTATTATTGTTAAAGAAAGAAAATATTATGTTTATGATGATCCTGAATATAGTATAACCAACTCACCAATCACCGATGCCGATATGGGGAAAATGAAGGAAATTGTAGCTGTATTAAAGCAGCTTAACGGTTTTCAGTATTTTGATGAAATGAGTGAAATGATAGCCAGATTAGAGAATAGTTTATATAAAACAGAAGATAAAAAACAGGAATTTATACAATTTGAAGGAAATCAACGATTAAGAGGTATTAAATATATTACTCCTATTTATCATGCAATAGTTCATAAAAAACCATTACTTATTAATTATAAATCTTTTAAAGCCATACAGGCTAGGCAATCTGTTTACTATCCTTATCTACTCAAAGAATATCGTAATCGCTGGTTTCTGGTATCTAAGCAGAAAAGCGGAAAATTTCTTTATAATCTTGCCTTGGATCGTATGGAAGAAGTCTACGAATTGGCAGCAGAACCTTATGTTGAGTATGAAGGGGTTGACTTTAACCGTTATTTTGACGATGTAATAGGAGTTTCCAAAACAGAAAAAGATAGGGCACAAAAAGTTATTTTATGGTTTAATAAAGATAATGCTCCCTATGTAATTACTAAGCCTTTGCATAGCTCTCAGCAGATTGTAAAGAACGAAGAGGATGGAGGTATAGTAATACGAATTGATGTAGTACTTAATTTTGAACTGGAAAGAGAAATATTAGGTTTTGGAGATACAGTAAAGGTGTTAAGTCCCAGATTATTGCAGAAAAAAATAAGAAAAAAGTTATTCAGTGCATCCCAATTATACACCGAAGCAGAAACAGAATCTGAAGATTAGTAAAAAAACAATTTATCTTTCACTTTTAAGTCTTGGGATTTGTAAATCCCATTTCACAGCTATATAACGTAGTAGTACAACTACTCCAACAGTGATAATGCTTATAAAAGGAAGTTGAAAATTAAACAGTTGTAAAAATACAAAACAGCTACCTCCTAAAATACAAGGAAAGGCATATATTTCACGTTTAAATATCTGAGGAATTTTATTTAGAAAAACATCCCTGAGAATTCCGCCAATAATACCTGTAATAGTTGCCATAGAAATAATAACCCATGAGTTATAGCCTAGAAGCATGGCCTTTTCTGCACCGACGACTACAAATAAGCCCAGCCCGATACTGTCACTCCAGAAGAAAAATCTGTTGAGATGGTTAAGATGTTCCCTTAGAAAAATATAAAATAAAAGAGCCAGAAGTGTACACCATAAATAGATACTGTTTAGCATCCAAAAAGGAGTTATATCTAAAAGAAGATCCCGTAAAGTTCCCCCGCCCACAGCAGTTACGAAGCCCAGAACAAACGCTCCGAACCAGTCGCAATTTTTAGTAGCAGCTCCTCGTATACCGTTAATAGCAAAAGCAAAAGTTCCTATAAATTCAATGATTTCCACATATCGGATTTGTAGGAGTAAATCAATTACAGATTCTTTCATTTTTCTGACTAAATTTTAAAAATTTTGCAATATTACAATATTTATTAAAAATTTTAGAAAAGGATAACCATAATTTATTAATCCGAGTTTGTAATTATTTTATGGCAAGAATGGCTTCAGCTAATAAAGTACAATATTCTAAATTTTCCGGAAGATTTAATATGTCTCGTTCAATTTGATAAATCCGGTTGGTAATAGATGTTATATCAGCACCTGTCTTTTTGAGAATGAAAATATCCGGAATGTAATTCTTAAATTTATTGCTACCATTAATAATACCTTCAAAATTAGAGTGCCAGTTTATCCATAAAATATCATTGATTTTTTTGAAGAGAATAAAATCCTGACTTGTCTTTAGCGTATTCTTAAGGCCATTGCTTCGATTAAATAAAAGAAGTAATGATTCGGTTTCTTCAATCAAAGTTTTATCTTCAAAATAGTTAGCAGTATTAATAGCCAGATAAGGAAAATCCAATTCATTATTTTTATCAAAAGCAGAAGCATAGGAATGTCCGGAATTATTGTAAGTAATTTGGGCTGTAAGTTCCGCTAATAATAAATAAGTATTAGGTGCAAAATCAGTGTTTAACGTTGAAAAATCTTTTAATTTCTGATAAATTTCATAAGCAAACCGCCACTGTTCAATATCCGGGATAATAGTGTATAATTCTCTAACCGGATCAGGTAAGGTATCTATGTAGACATCAAATAATGAGAGTATAGAACAAGCCCATCCCGGTTTAACCTGATCCGGAATATTATCTAAAATCAAAGGGCTTGAATTATTTATTAGATACTCTTGCTTTTTATCCATATTCTTATTGAGGGGGCAAAGGTACAAAAATGACTTATATAAGTTTTAATTCAGTAATTAATTTTTGCTTGTGTAAATAACAATCTGTTTATGAATTTATGAGGTAATATAATCTTTAAAAAGTTTCAATTTTCGTACCTTTGCATTTGTCTTAAAAATATCTGTAAATCTATAATTTTAAGACAATTAAATTTATGAATCAGGATTATATAAAAATATACGGAGCCAGAGAACATAATTTGAAAGATTTGTCTTTGGAAATTCCCAGAAATAAGTTGGTGGTAATTACAGGATTGAGTGGTAGTGGTAAATCATCATTGGCATTTGATACTATTTTTGCAGAAGGTCAGCGAAGATACATTGAAACTTTTTCAGCCTATGCCCGCCAATTTTTAGGTACTTTGGAACGTCCGGATGTTGATAAAATTGACGGACTTTCTCCTGTTATAGCAATAGAGCAGAAAACTACGTCTAAAAATCCTCGTTCGACTGTAGGAACAGTTACAGAATTATATGATTTTTTCCGTTTATTGTATGCGCGTGCATCTGATGCCTACTCCTATAATACAGGAGAAAAAATGATTAAATACTCGGAAGATCAGATTATCGATTTGATTTATAAGGATTTTTTAGGAGAAAAAGTACTGTTACTGGCGCCATTAATCCGTTCAAGGAAAGGACATTACCGAGAATTATTTGCAGGTCTGGCAAAAAAGGGTTTTTTACAGGTTAGAGTTGATGGAGAGCTTAGAGAGATTGGAAAAGACATGAAGCTGGATAGATATAAAATACATGATATAGAAGTGGTTGTGGATAAGTTAGCTATCGATGAAAATGAATACAATCAGCGCATTTTATCTTCTGTCCGTTTAGCTATGCAGCATGGTGAGGGTACAATCATGTTGCTTAAACAGGGTGAAGAACAAGGGAAATATTTTAGTAAAAATCTCATGTGTCCTACTACGGGAATTTCTTATCAGGTACCTGAACCCAATACGTTTTCATTTAATTCTCCCAAAGGGGCATGTGAGCACTGCAATGGTATAGGAAGAGTGAAAGAAATTAATATATCTAAACTTATACCTAACACCAAACTGTCTTTTAATAAAAATGTTTTTCCAGTCTTTGAAGAATTAAAACATACCGGGTGGATTATGTCGCAGATAGAAATTATTTTGAAAAAAAATGGTTTTGACATGAGTACTCCTTGGGAAAAACTTTCTGAGCAGGCGCAAAATGAGGTGTTATATGGTGCTAATGAAAAAATTACCATGGATTTGGATTATGCTCAGATCAAGAAGACCTATAAGATAAGTTTTGAGGGTGTGCTGGAACATCTGACCCGTTTAACGGAAGGTAATGAAGAGGGAGATACTCAAAAATTTAAGACCCAGATATTTGAAGATAATATTTGTCCGGTTTGTCAGGGAGCACGTTTAAAAAAAGAAAGTTTATTTTTCAGGCTTGATGAGAAAAACATTTCAGAAATATCAAATTATTCGTTAAAACAATTAGATGTCTGGATTAAAGAACTTCCCGCAAAAATTTCCGAAAATCAAAATATAATAGCCAAAGAGTTGTTGCAGGAGATAACCAAAAGGTTAAGTTTTCTGTTAGATGTTGGGTTGGAATACTTAAGTTTAAACCGTCCTTCTCAAACGCTTTCCGGAGGTGAATCCCAAAGGATACGTCTGGCTACGCAAATTGGTTCTCAGCTGGTAAATGTACTGTATATTTTAGATGAGCCTAGTATTGGTCTACATCAAAGAGATAATGTAAAATTAATAGAATCACTTAAAAAACTAAGAGATTTAGGAAATTCGGTAATAGTTGTAGAGCATGATAAAGATATGATTTTACATGCAGACTATGTGATTGATTTAGGGCCTTTTGCTGGCAAAAGGGGAGGGGAAATAGTATGGCAGGGTGAACCTAAAGATATATCAGAAGCTAATACGTTAACATCTCAATATATAAACGGTCAGCTAAAAATTAATGTTCCGGATGAAAGAAGAGCAGGAAATGGTCATCATTTAAAATTATCAGGTTGTACCGGAAATAATTTAAAAAATGTAACCTTGGATATTCCGTTAGGAAGTTTAGTATGCATCACCGGAGTTTCAGGTAGTGGTAAATCTTCTTTGATAACCAATACTTTATACTCCATTTTAAACAAGCATTTTTATCGCGCTGAAAAGCTGCCTTTACCATACAAAAAAATTGAAGGAATAGAATTTTTGGATAAAATTGTAGATGTTGATCAATCTCCTATTGGCAGAACTCCACGTTCTAATCCAGCTACCTATACCGGAGTTTTTACCGAAATAAGAAATCTTTTTGCTCAACTTCCAGAATCTAAAATAAGAGGATATAAATTAGGACGTTTTTCATTCAACGTTAAAGGAGGAAGATGTGAAGTTTGTCAGGGTTCCGGACTAAAGCTTATCGAAATGAATTTTTTACCGGATATCTATGTTCATTGTGAAACCTGTCATGGGAAACGATTTAATAGAGAAACCTTAGAAGTTCGGTATAAAGGAAAATCTATTTCCGATGTTTTGGATATGACTATCGATGAAGCGGTTGAATTTTTTCAACCCATACCTAAGATTTATCAAAAGATTAAAACTTTACAAGAAGTAGGATTAGGGTATATAACTTTGGGACAACAGTCTACTACTTTATCGGGAGGCGAAGCACAAAGAGTAAAATTAGCTACTGAACTAAGTAAAAAACAAACCGGAAATACTATTTACATATTAGATGAACCTACTACTGGCTTGCATTTTGAAGATATTCGTATACTAATGGATGTTATTAATAGGCTGGTTGATTTAGGTAACTCTGTACTTATAATTGAACATAACCTGGATGTTATCAAAGCTTCTGATTATATTGTGGATATAGGATTGGAAGGAGGAGATAAAGGAGGTAAAATTGTGGTGCAAGGAACTCCGGAAGAAATAATAAAAAATAAAGTAAGTTATACAGCAAAATATTTAAAAGAGGAAATGCTTTAAAATATTAAATACGTGTAAAGTATAAAATGTATTAAAATAAAGGTCTTTTTTAGCGGGATTTTTATATTTTTGCATCGATTTTTAAATTACTATAAAGTTAGATTATGCCTAAGCAAAGAGATTCTTTTTTCGATTCTATAAAATTTATATTAATTTTTTTAGTGGTTCTTGGTCATTTGCTGGAAGCAGTAGCAGGCATAAATCATTTGAATCGAGTAGCTTTCGATTTTATATATACCTTTCATATGCCTCTTTTTATTTTTATTTCAGGCTATTTTTCTAAAAATATTACTTGGAATAAATTTGTGAAAAGCTTTAAATCATTATTTTCAACTTATGTTGTTTTCCAGTTTTTATTTATTTTATTTCAGTTCTTTTTTTCAGGGAAATTTGATTGGTTTAAGTTTCTCTTTTTTCCTCAAAGCGTTTTATGGTACATAGCAGGGTTGATGATTTGGCGCTTTTTATTCTATTTTATTGAAAAATTTAAAATTTCATTTATACTGGTATTTACTATTTCATTAGTAATTACTTTTGCTTTAGGTTTTACGAAAGATGTAATTCCTTTTTCAAGAATATTAACTTTCTTCCCTTATTTTATTTTAGGATATTTTTGCAGTGAAAAGTTTATAAAAAAAATAAGATCTATAAATAAAATATATTTTACGGCCTTCTTAATTTTATTTTTTTTAGCACTGTATTTTACAACAAGTAATTTATATAGATACAATCTTTTTGGAGAATCTACTTACAACGCTTATCCAACTATATTGGAAGGAATTGTTTACAGAGGAGTATGGTTTTTGATTACCATTATTGTTTCCATAGCTTTTATAAATGTGATGCCTGTTATATTTCCTAATTTAGGATTAAATACAATGGAGATTTATTTGCTTCATCCACTCTTTGTTTATTACATATTTAATATTATTGTAGGTTATTATCATTTAAACCCACCTTTTATCTTGGTTTTTTTGTCAGCTGTGCTTATTGTTATAATTTGTTTATATTTAGGAAAGTTGAAATTTATTAAATACCTAATAAATCCTATGGATTTATGGAAAAAACGGTCCTGATTATATTAAATAACAAATAATATAAATATTTATATTCATTTATTAAATTATTCTTATTTAATATTATATTTTGTTTTTGTAAGATTTTCAGTATAAATTTTTATACTTATAAATATTTTATATAAGTAAAAGTATGTATCTTAGTTGATAATTTATAATAATATAAAAATCTTATGAAAAGAATTTTTCTTATATTAACTCTTTTTGTGATTAGTAGTTCTTTTTCGCAAACAATAGACCTCGAAACAGTTAAAAAAGAAGTAATAAATAAAAACTCTTCATTTTATTATGAAGATTTGGTAAAGCAATTTATTGAACATCCTGAAACTTTTCGAGCTGATACAGTAAAATCTGAATATTTATATTACGGTAAATTATTTTCTACCTACTATAAGAAATCATCTGAGGTTAAGTCGCAAAATATGCGGTTGATAAAATTAACCGGAGATAAAAAATATTCTAAAGCTATTGCTTTAGGAGAGAATTTGATCGAAAAAGATCCTGTAAATTTAGTTATTATAATGAATTTAATTAATTCGTATAAAAACCAAAATAAGGATGAAAACAAAGATAAAATAAATAAATTATCTCTACAGGCAGAGATTTTGCTAACTGCTATAGCCAAGTATGGTGATGGTAAATCTAAGGAAACTGCGTTTAAAGTTATTGCTTTAGGGGATGAATATATTCTGCTAAATTATTTAGGGATTAATTTGGCTAAATATACTCGAAAATCGGAAAATTCGAAAACAAAAGAAATTTTAGATATCTGGACGAAAGATAATAACTTCGCAGATGATCATAGAGAGAAAATTTATACAGTTGTATACTCAAATGTAGATTAAATTTTTTGAATATTTATCGTACTAAATAAGTTTTATTTTTGGTTAGTTAAAATTTTAACATAAAAACCGATAGTTTTTGACATAATTTTTAATTTTATTAAATTCTGTGCAATATCAGTTGAAGATGATTGGATATTCATAATACAAATACTTATATTTACAAAAAATATTATTTATGATTGTTCACGATTTTAGTCAAACTAAATCTATATTAAATCATTTTGTAGCAGAGTTAAGAGACGTTGAAGTACAAAAAGACCGAATGCGTTTCAGAAGGAATTTAGAAAGAATAGGTGAAATATTAGGGTATGAATTAAGTAAATCATTAAATTACCATACTGAAAATATTAAAACCCCACTTGGAATTAAGCCTACAGACTTATTGGATCAACAACCTGTTCTATGCACCATATTGCGTGCAGGGTTACCTTTACATCAGGGAATGATGAACTTTTTTGATCAGGCAGAAACTACGTTTGTGTCTGCTTTTCGTCATCATCCAAATGGTGAAAAGGAATTTGAAATTGTGGTTGAATATCTGGCTACTCCTTCTCTACAGGATAAAACTTTAATCATTTCTGATCCTATGTTAGCTACGGGTGAATCATTGGCTAATGTGTATGAAGTATTATTAAGTCAGGGAGTTCCTAAAAAAGTTCATATTGTTGCAGCTATAGGTTCAAAACCTGGAATTGATTATATAACTAAAAAACTTCCCGAAAATTCTGAACTATGGATTGCTTCTGTTGATGAAAGGCTTGATGATAATCAATATATTATACCAGGATTAGGTGACGCAGGAGATCTTGCTTTTGGTAAAAAATTGTCAAAATAAACTGAATTTTTTAAATTCAATTAAAAAGCTGAAGTTTAAACTTCAGCTTTTTGTGTTTAATAAAATTACTAATGATTTTAAGAGTAAAAGGTTATACTAACTTGGTTGTACAAATTTATTTTTTTGAATATTCTTCTTCATAATCACAGATGCGTTGAACTTTAGGAGTGGAACCTCCTCCGCTAAATTCAGATTCAAGCCATGTGTTTAGTAAGCTTTTAGCAAGTTCATGTCCAATAACTCGTTCCCCAAAGCAAATAATTTGAGCATTATTACTTTTTCTCGCTCTTTCAGCAGAAAACGGGTCATGACATACGGCTGCTCTTACACCAGGTATTTTATTAGCAGTTATAGCCATACCTATGCCAGTTCCACATGTTAATACAGCTCGTTCAAATTCTCCTGAAGCAACAGCTTTGGCTACATTTGCTGCAACATCCGGGTAAAGAACCACTTCACCTTTTTCTGCTCCAAAATCCTTTACTTCATATCCTAGCTTTTCCAAATATTCTTTTAATACTATTTTTAATGCATAAGCCGCTTCATCACAACCTATTGCTATTTTTTTCTTTTCCATGATATACTATTATATTTTCTGAATTAGTAAATGACTTAATTTCAATAACACAAATATACTTACTAAAACAAAACTAAACAATACTATTACGAAATAATTTTTATGATAATTAACAGTTTTTATCATAGATGTATAATATATTAATTGATAATCAGTTAATTAATTAATTATTAAATATTTCGATAGTGAAACTTTTGTTTCAATAAAATATTGATGGGTAAATTAACAAGATTAAAAAACAGATTAATATATAATTTTTACTTATTATTGCTAATTGACTGATTGATATATGTCTTTATTAAATATTATTCTATTTTAGAATGAATTTTGAGTATAAATTTTTTATCAAAGATGAAAATGAATAAGATAATAATTATATTTGAAAGTATGGTAGAAATTCCTACTACAGAACTATACAGTTCGTTTCCATTAGAGATGTAAAGAGGAAATAGGATGCCTATAGAATTGATCATTCCATGAAATAAACAAGGAGCCAATATTGAGTTTGTTTTATATGTTAAATAACTAAAAATAGGACTAATTGTTATAGTAAACAGACACATAATTAAAATTCCTACAATTAGTGATGATGGATAATTATGCCCCATAATAATTAGCGGAATATGCCATAAGCCCCAAATGGTTCCTATAAATATTGATGATCTAAAGAAACCCAATGATTTTGTTTCATTAAGTAAAAAATTTCTCCATCCGAATTCTTCTCCAAATGTTGCAAATAAGTTTACAATTCCTCCAAAGATTGTACACTGTATGAAGAATGCAAAAAATAATATAATAGGTGAAATAGATGATATATTATAAGATGTTGAAGATGTAGGAATTAATTTTTGAGTTAATTTTGTTAAACGAAAAGAAAAACCTTCACTTGAGAAGTCAACTTGTCCAAAATTTTCATTCAAATGATTATTTCCAAATATCCAAATAATTGTAAAAGATAATAATATTAAACAAACAAATACCAAGGGTGTTAATAAAAGCTTATTATAAGGCTTAAAATTTAATTTTAAGGAAAACTTATTTTTTTTTAATTTAATTAATAAAAGAGCTGCGGATGTAGGTCCATACATATATACGATAACAAGTAATAAATATGTTATGGAATTGGATTTACAGCCAATCAGATTAATTAAATAGGCAATTGTCCAGCTAAAAGAAAAGATAAAATAATAAATAATGTAATATTTTTTTTATCAATTTTTTTCATAGATGTTAAATTGTTGACTGATAACAAAAGCTTCGCTCCAACATGCCTGAAAATTAAACCCTCCGGTAATTGCATCTATGTCAATAACTTCACCAGCAAAATAAAGATTTTGAACTAGTTTTGACTGCATTGTCCGGAAATCTATTTCTTTACGATTAACTCCTCCGGCAGTAACAAATTCATCTTTAAATGTACTTTTGCCATTTATTGTTAGCCTGGTATTTGTTAATGTTTCTGTAATTCTATTTATATCAGTTTTACTCAATTCAGCAAGCACTTTTTCTTTTATATCTAAAACATTTAGCATATTTTGCCAGAATCTTTGTGTAAGATTATAGGGTTTAAGAGAATAAATGGATTTTTTAGGATTTTGAACTTTGTAACCGTTAAGTGTATTTTTAACTTCGTCAAAACTCTCAGAAACCCAATTAATTTTAAGAATAAAGTTATATTTTAATTCAGCAAGTTCTCTGGCCTTCCAGGCAGAAAGTTTAAGTATTGATGGGCCACTCAGTCCCCAGTGGGTTATTAATAAAGGTCCGTATTCAGTATGTTTTAACAAAGGAATTGATATTTCAGCTTCAGTAAAAGAAGTTCCCTGAAGATTCTGGATTAAAGGAGATTTACAATTAAATGTAAATAGACTGGGAACAGGAGAAATTATTGAATGGCCTAATTTAGATATAATTTTCCACATTTTGGGAGAGCTTCCTGTTGCTATGATTAATGCATCAGCTTCATAAACGAATTTCGAAGTTATAATTTTAAACAATTGATTTTCATTCATTATATCAGAAACAACAGTTTCGTAATGTACTTGTATATTGTTTTTTTCAGTATGTTTAAGTAATGTGTCAATGATTGTTTGCGATGTATTAGTGTCAGGAAATACCCTGTTATCAGCTTCTATATTTAAATTAACTTTTCTTCTTTCAAACCAGTCAAAAGTATCAGAAGGTTGAAAATGAGAAAAAATACTAGTTAATTCTTTGGAACCTCTAGGATAGAATTTAACAAGTTCTTTAGGATTAAAACATGCATGTGTTACATTACACCTCCCTCCACCAGATATTTTAACCTTTTGTAAAGGATGTTTGGATTGTTCTAATATGGTAACTTTCCAATTAGTTTTATTAAGATTTGCTGCTAAGAAAAAGCCGGAAGCTCCTCCACCTATGATAACTAATTTTTTCAAAGAGTTATAAATTTATTTAGATTGTATTAGTCCTAATTTTATATAAATGAATAGGACTGGTTTAACCAGTCCTATTTGAATTTATGATTTTTTAAATAATCTTTTTATTCTGGATATTAAGGAATTGTCGTAATTTTCATCTTCTTCAAAATATCCGTATCCATATCCGTATCCATATCCGTATCCATAACCATACCCATAACCGTATCCATAGCCTCCAGGATTTGTAAAGTCATTAAAAATTATTCCTATATGATTTACTTCTCCTGCTTTGTATTTTTCATTTATGCTTCGTAATAATTGTTTATATGTATAGTTACATCTTGTTACATATAATCTAGCATCTGAAAGTCCCATTAAATCGTAAGCATCAATTACTAAACCTACTGGTGGTGAATCAATAATTATATAGTCGTATAAATTTCTTAACTTTTCAATTAATTCCCGATTCTCATCACTAATTAAAAGTTCTCCCGGGTTAGGTGGAATTGGTCCTGCAGGTATAATATCAAAATTATCATAACCTGTAGGTTTAATAATTTCTTCAAGAGTATTATTTCCAGACAAATAACCGGATAAACCTACTTTATTACTTATATTAAAGTCATCAAAAATTCTAGGCTTTCTTAAATCCATGCCTACCAGTACGGTTTTCTTACCGCTTAGAGCGATTACTGATGCTAAGTTGATAGCTATAAAAGTTTTACCTTCGCCCCCAATAGAGGATGTGATAAGAAATACTTTACCGTTTTTAACAGTTTTTTCGTTAAATAAAAATCTAAGATTTGAACGTATAGCTCTAAAGCTTTCTGAAATACTTGATTTAGGTCTTGTTAAAACAACTAAATTATTTTCTGCATTTTTTGGACCTATAGTACCAATTAAAGGAATTTTAGTGGTAGACTTAAGATCAGAAATTAATTTTATCTTATTATCTAATAA contains these protein-coding regions:
- a CDS encoding helix-turn-helix transcriptional regulator, giving the protein MATNKSALIRYRTIDNCLRNPYRKWTLEDLIDKVSDALYEYEGITTGVSKRTIQADIQLMRSDKLGYNAPIIVKERKYYVYDDPEYSITNSPITDADMGKMKEIVAVLKQLNGFQYFDEMSEMIARLENSLYKTEDKKQEFIQFEGNQRLRGIKYITPIYHAIVHKKPLLINYKSFKAIQARQSVYYPYLLKEYRNRWFLVSKQKSGKFLYNLALDRMEEVYELAAEPYVEYEGVDFNRYFDDVIGVSKTEKDRAQKVILWFNKDNAPYVITKPLHSSQQIVKNEEDGGIVIRIDVVLNFELEREILGFGDTVKVLSPRLLQKKIRKKLFSASQLYTEAETESED
- a CDS encoding trimeric intracellular cation channel family protein, whose protein sequence is MKESVIDLLLQIRYVEIIEFIGTFAFAINGIRGAATKNCDWFGAFVLGFVTAVGGGTLRDLLLDITPFWMLNSIYLWCTLLALLFYIFLREHLNHLNRFFFWSDSIGLGLFVVVGAEKAMLLGYNSWVIISMATITGIIGGILRDVFLNKIPQIFKREIYAFPCILGGSCFVFLQLFNFQLPFISIITVGVVVLLRYIAVKWDLQIPRLKSER
- the uvrA gene encoding excinuclease ABC subunit UvrA, with the protein product MNQDYIKIYGAREHNLKDLSLEIPRNKLVVITGLSGSGKSSLAFDTIFAEGQRRYIETFSAYARQFLGTLERPDVDKIDGLSPVIAIEQKTTSKNPRSTVGTVTELYDFFRLLYARASDAYSYNTGEKMIKYSEDQIIDLIYKDFLGEKVLLLAPLIRSRKGHYRELFAGLAKKGFLQVRVDGELREIGKDMKLDRYKIHDIEVVVDKLAIDENEYNQRILSSVRLAMQHGEGTIMLLKQGEEQGKYFSKNLMCPTTGISYQVPEPNTFSFNSPKGACEHCNGIGRVKEINISKLIPNTKLSFNKNVFPVFEELKHTGWIMSQIEIILKKNGFDMSTPWEKLSEQAQNEVLYGANEKITMDLDYAQIKKTYKISFEGVLEHLTRLTEGNEEGDTQKFKTQIFEDNICPVCQGARLKKESLFFRLDEKNISEISNYSLKQLDVWIKELPAKISENQNIIAKELLQEITKRLSFLLDVGLEYLSLNRPSQTLSGGESQRIRLATQIGSQLVNVLYILDEPSIGLHQRDNVKLIESLKKLRDLGNSVIVVEHDKDMILHADYVIDLGPFAGKRGGEIVWQGEPKDISEANTLTSQYINGQLKINVPDERRAGNGHHLKLSGCTGNNLKNVTLDIPLGSLVCITGVSGSGKSSLITNTLYSILNKHFYRAEKLPLPYKKIEGIEFLDKIVDVDQSPIGRTPRSNPATYTGVFTEIRNLFAQLPESKIRGYKLGRFSFNVKGGRCEVCQGSGLKLIEMNFLPDIYVHCETCHGKRFNRETLEVRYKGKSISDVLDMTIDEAVEFFQPIPKIYQKIKTLQEVGLGYITLGQQSTTLSGGEAQRVKLATELSKKQTGNTIYILDEPTTGLHFEDIRILMDVINRLVDLGNSVLIIEHNLDVIKASDYIVDIGLEGGDKGGKIVVQGTPEEIIKNKVSYTAKYLKEEML
- a CDS encoding acyltransferase family protein — its product is MPKQRDSFFDSIKFILIFLVVLGHLLEAVAGINHLNRVAFDFIYTFHMPLFIFISGYFSKNITWNKFVKSFKSLFSTYVVFQFLFILFQFFFSGKFDWFKFLFFPQSVLWYIAGLMIWRFLFYFIEKFKISFILVFTISLVITFALGFTKDVIPFSRILTFFPYFILGYFCSEKFIKKIRSINKIYFTAFLILFFLALYFTTSNLYRYNLFGESTYNAYPTILEGIVYRGVWFLITIIVSIAFINVMPVIFPNLGLNTMEIYLLHPLFVYYIFNIIVGYYHLNPPFILVFLSAVLIVIICLYLGKLKFIKYLINPMDLWKKRS
- a CDS encoding DUF4919 domain-containing protein, whose product is MKRIFLILTLFVISSSFSQTIDLETVKKEVINKNSSFYYEDLVKQFIEHPETFRADTVKSEYLYYGKLFSTYYKKSSEVKSQNMRLIKLTGDKKYSKAIALGENLIEKDPVNLVIIMNLINSYKNQNKDENKDKINKLSLQAEILLTAIAKYGDGKSKETAFKVIALGDEYILLNYLGINLAKYTRKSENSKTKEILDIWTKDNNFADDHREKIYTVVYSNVD
- the upp gene encoding uracil phosphoribosyltransferase is translated as MIVHDFSQTKSILNHFVAELRDVEVQKDRMRFRRNLERIGEILGYELSKSLNYHTENIKTPLGIKPTDLLDQQPVLCTILRAGLPLHQGMMNFFDQAETTFVSAFRHHPNGEKEFEIVVEYLATPSLQDKTLIISDPMLATGESLANVYEVLLSQGVPKKVHIVAAIGSKPGIDYITKKLPENSELWIASVDERLDDNQYIIPGLGDAGDLAFGKKLSK